A single Drechmeria coniospora strain ARSEF 6962 chromosome 03, whole genome shotgun sequence DNA region contains:
- a CDS encoding WD repeat protein, with protein MSPSSEPSSTLLQIIPLPLFQPDLYERAWASVPHPTLPLLATAHSKGATVFSLSTLSSHSTLTGGHARSVRSVAWKPGQPPQKLCLVTGSFDSTAGLWRWEADAALEAGAADDLEVDMSTRVSRSTADGELDSEPDGGTDKSWEFTLVLEGHDSEIKSCTFSPSGTYLATCSRDKSVWIWEDIGASEDDDEWETVAVLNEHEGDVKAVAWCPDVPGRNRRRHYSPDVLASASYDNTVRIWREDGDGEWVCVAVLEGHDETVWGLQWEPRPRDENQFPRLLTFSADKTIRIWSLKEEAEADDDGPRVAFSGIPNTMRKSLREEWNCTAVLPKAHDRDVYSATWSADSGLIASTGSDGRIAMYKEGNSPAAHVHAPATKLNDPSALSTSWEVIATMPNAHGAFEVNHITWCRRYDAGSERRGEEEMLVTTGDDGLVRPWQVKQEQR; from the coding sequence CCAACCCGACCTGTATGAGCGCGCCTGGGCTTCCGTACCGCACCCGACTCTCCCGCTACTCGCGACGGCCCACTCCAAAGGCGCGACCGTCTTCTCCCTCAGCACCCTCTCGTCTCACAGCACCCTCACCGGTGGCCACGCCCGCTCCGTCCGCTCAGTCGCCTGGAAGCCGGGTCAGCCGCCGCAAAAGCTATGTCTCGTCACGGGGAGCTTCGATTCCACCGCCGGCCTTTGGCGCTGGGAGGCTGACGCAGCTCTCGAGGCTGGTGCCGCCGATGATTTGGAGGTGGACATGAGCACCCGCGTCAGTCgttcgacggccgacggcgaactCGACTCCGAACCTGACGGTGGCACCGACAAGTCGTGGGAGTTCACTCTTGTTCTCGAGGGCCACGACTCGGAAATCAAGTCTTGCACCTTCTCCCCCTCGGGTACCTACCTCGCCACCTGCTCGCGCGACAAGTCCGTCTGGATATGGGAAGACATCGGTGCctccgaggacgacgacgagtgggAGACGGTTGCTGTCCTCAACGAGCACGAAGGCGACGTGAAAGCCGTGGCCTGGTGTCCGGACGTGCCAGGCCGCAACAGGCGGCGGCACTATAGCCCCGACGTTCTCGCGAGCGCCAGCTACGACAACACGGTCCGCATCTGGCGGGAGGATGGTGACGGCGAGTGGGTatgcgtcgccgtcctcgaagGCCACGACGAGACCGTCTGGGGTCTGCAGTGGGAGCCACGACCGAGAGATGAGAACCAGTTCCCCAGACTCCTGACCTTCTCGGCCGACAAGACGATTCGGATATGGTCGCTCAAGGAAGAAGCCGAAGcggacgacgatggcccCCGAGTTGCTTTCAGCGGCATCCCCAACACGATGCGGAAGTCCCTGAGAGAAGAGTGGAACTGCACCGCCGTGCTGCCCAAGGCTCATGATAGGGATGTCTATTCGGCCACTTGGAGCGCCGACTCGGGTCTCATCGCCAGCACCGGAAGTGACGGCCGCATCGCCATGTACAAAGAAGGGAATTCGCCGGCGGCTCATGTTCATGCCCCTGCAACGAAACTAAACGATCCCTCGGCGCTCTCGACGTCTTGGGAGGTAATTGCCACCATGCCCAACGCTCACGGAGCCTTCGAAGTCAATCACATTACCTGGTGCAGACGGTACGATGCCGGCTCCGAGCGGAGAGGCGAGGAAGAAATGCTCGTCACGACGGGAGATGACGGCCTGGTACGTCCGTGGCAGGTTAAGCAAGAACAACGTTAG
- a CDS encoding 2-oxoglutarate dehydrogenase E1 component: protein MLRNSLRRAGSQLPRSARCPSSPSSRAISTTVASTSPWKLAASRRSLASSPALAGRLYATSATNSPPDPSDNFLSGSTANYIDEMYMQWKQDPKNVHVSWQVYFKNMESGDMPISQAFQPPPNLVPNMTGGVPRLGGGLALEDGSDVTNHLKVQLLVRAYQARGHHKANIDPLGIRNTTAGFGNVKPKELTLEHYGFTDKDLDKEYTLGPGILPRFKKEGREKMTLREIVAACEKIYAGAYGVEFIHIPDREKCDWLRERLEVPQPFKYSIDEKRRILDRLIWSSSFESFLATKYPNDKRFGLEGCETLVPGMKALIDRSVDYGVKDIVIGMPHRGRLNVLSNVVRKPNESIFSEFAGTGGGEDEGSGDVKYHLGMNFERPTPSGKRVQLSLVANPSHLEAEDPVVLGKTRAIQHYNNDEKVHRTAMSVLLHGDAAFAAQGIVYECLGFHSLPAFSTGGTVHLVVNNQIGFTTDPRFARSTAYCTDIAKAIDAPVFHVNADDVEAVNFVCQLAADWRAEFQHDVVIDLICYRKYGHNETDQPSFTQPLMYKRINSKEPQIDVYVNKLLQDGTFTKEDVEEHKKWVWGMLEESFDKSKDYQPTSKEWTTSAWNGFKSPKELATEVLPHNATKVDKTTLQHVGEIIGSAPEGFQIHRNLKRILNNRTKSVVEGQNIDFPTAEALAFGTLVTEGYHVRVSGQDVERGTFSQRHAVFHDQDTEETYTPLQHISKDQGKFVISNSSLSEFGALGFEYGYSLSSPNALVMWEAQFGDFANNAQCIIDQFIASGEVKWMQRTGLVMSLPHGYDGQGPEHSSGRLERYLQLCNEDPRIFPSEEKLVRQHQDCNMQIAYMTTPANLFHVLRRQMQRQFRKPLIIFFSKSLLRHPLARSNIEEFDGPNAGFQWIIPDPEHQTGAIKSPEEVDRVILCSGQVWTSLHKYRMENKIDDVAITRVEQLNPFPWQQLKENLDMYPNAKTIVWAQEEPLNAGAWSFTQPRIETLLNQTKHHDRKHVMYAGRNPSASVATGMKRIHQEEERDLLEMAFTVKQDKLKGE from the exons ATGTTGAGGAATTCGCTCCGTAGAGCTGGCTCTCAGCTTCCTCGAAGCGCGAGATGCCCGAGCTCGCCCTCAAGTCGGGCCAtatcgacgacggtggccaGCACCTCGCCATGGAAGCTCGCTGCCTCCCGACGATCCCTTGCCTCCTCCCCCGCTCTTGCTGGCCGGCTCTACGCAACCAGCGCGACCAACTCACCGCCCGATCCGAGCGATAACTTTCTCTCGGGAAGCACGGCCAACTATATCGATGagatgtacatgcagtgGAAGCAAGACCCCAAGAACGTCCACGTATCGTGGCAGGTCTACTTCAAGAACATGGAGAGCGGCGACATGCCCATCTCCCAGGCCTTCCAGCCCCCTCCCAACCTGGTGCCGAACATGACGGGTGGCGTGCCTCGACTCGGCGGTGGCCTCGCTCTCGAGGATGGCTCCGACGTCACGAACCATCTCAAGGTTCAGCTCCTCGTGCGCGCCTACCAGGCTCGCGGACATCACAAGGCCAACATTGACCCTCTCGGCATCCGCAACACCACTGCCGGCTTTGGAAACGTCAAGCCCAAGGAGCTCACTCTCGAGCATTACGGCTTCACCGACAAGGACCTCGACAAGGAGTACACGCTCGGCCCCGGCATTCTGCCTAGGTTCAAGAAGGAGGGCCGCGAGAAGATGACGCTCCGCGAGATCGTTGCCGCCTGCGAGAAGATCTATGCCGGCGCGTACGGTGTGGAATTCATCCACATCCCCGACCGTGAAAAGTGCGACTGGCTGCGCGAGCGTCTGGAGGTCCCCCAACCCTTCAAGTACTCGATTGATGAGAAGCGCCGGATCCTTGACAGACTCATATGGAGCTCCAGTTTCGAGTCCTTCCTGGCGACCAAATACCCCAACGACAAGCGATTCGGCCTCGAGGGTTGCGAGACCCTCGTCCCCGGCATGAAGGCCTTGATCGACCGCAGCGTCGACTACGGTGTCAAGGACATCGTCATTGGCATGCCCCATAGAGGCAGACTCAACGTCCTCTCCAACGTTGTGCGAAAGCCCAACGAGTCCATCTTCTCCGAGTTTGCTGGcaccggtggcggcgaggacgagggctcCGGCGACGTCAAGTACCACCTCGGCATGAACTTCGAACGGCCTACCCCTTCGGGCAAGCGTGTCCAGCTCTCGCTCGTCGCGAACCCTTCCCACTTGGAAGCCGAAGATcctgtcgtcctcggcaagaCGCGCGCCATCCAGCACTACAACAACGACGAGAAGGTTCACCGAACCGCCATGAGCGTTCTCCTCCACGGTGACGCTGCCTTTGCCGCTCAGGGCATCGTCTATGAATGTCTCGGATTCCACTCTCTTCCCGCCTTCTCcaccggcggcaccgtccaCCTGGTTGTGAACAACCAGATCGGCTTCACGACCGATCCTCGATTCGCCCGCTCGACGGCCTACTGCACCGACATCGCCAAAGCCATCGATGCGCCCGTCTTCCAcgtcaacgccgacgacgtcgaggccgtcaactTTGTTTGCCAGCTTGCTGCCGACTGGCGCGCCGAATTCCAGCACGATGTCGTCATTGACCTCATCTGCTACCGCAAGTACGGCCACAACGAGACCGATCAGCCGTCTTTCACCCAACCACTGATGTACAAGCGCATCAACTCCAAGGAGCCGCAGATTGATGTCTACGTCAACAAGCTTCTTCAGGATGGCACTTTCACCAAGGAAGATGTCGAGGAGCACAAGAAGTGGGTTTGGGGCATGCTGGAGGAGAGCTTCGACAAGTCCAAGGACTACCAACCGACGTCCAAGGAgtggacgacgtcggcctggAACGGTTTCAAGTCCCCCAAGGAGCTCGCCACCGAGGTCCTGCCCCACAACGCCACCAAGGTCGACAAGACGACGCTGCAGCACGTTGGCGAGATCATTGGATCTGCTCCTGAAGGGTTCCAGATACACCGCAACCTGAAGCGCATCCTCAACAACCGAACCAAGTCGGTCGTTGAGGGCCAGAACATCGACTTCCCCACCGCCGAGGCTCTCGCCTTCGGCACGCTCGTGACTGAGGGATACCACGTCCGCGTGTCCGGCCAGGACGTCGAGCGAGGCACCTTCTCGCAGCGCCACGCCGTCTTCCACGACCAGGACACCGAGGAGACCTACACGCCCCTGCAGCACATCAGCAAGGACCAGGGCAAGTTTGTCATTTCCAACTCATCCCTGAGCGAGTTTGGCGCCCTCGGATTCGAGTACGGCTATTCGCTGTCGTCGCCCAACGCTCTCGTCATGTGGGAGGCTCAGTTTGGCGACTTTGCCAACAACGCGCAGTGCATCATTGACCAGTTCATCGCCTCGGGCGAGGTCAAGTGGATGCAGCGAACCGGCCTCGTCATGTCTCTCCCGCACGGCTACGACGGCCAGGGTCCCGAACACTCTTCGGGTCGTCTGGAACGCTACCTGCAGCTCTGCAACGAGGACCCGCGCATCTTCCCATCCGAGGAGAAGCTTGTCCGCCAGCACCAGGACTGCAACATGCAGATTGCCTATATGACGACGCCTGCGAACTTGTTCCACGTGCTGCGCCGACAGATGCAGCGACAGTTCCGAAAGC CTCTCATCATCTTCTTCTCCAAATCTCTTCTCCGCCATCCCCTGGCTCGCTCGAACATTGAGGAATTCGACGGCCCTAACGCGGGATTCCAGTGGATCATCCCCGACCCCGAGCACCAAACCGGCGCCATCAAGTCCCCGGAGGAGGTTGACCGCGTCATCCTCTGCTCCGGCCAGGTCTGGACGAGCCTGCACAAGTACCGCATGGAAAACAAGATTGACGATGTTGCCATCACGCGCGTCGAGCAGCTGAACCCCTTCCCGTGGCAGCAGCTCAAGGAGAACCTGGACATGTACCCCAACGCGAAGACGATTGTCTGGGCCCAGGAGGAGCCCCTCAACGCCGGTGCCTGGAGTTTTACACAGCCTCGCATCGAAACGCTGCTAAACCAGACCAAGCACCACGATCGCAAGCATGTCATGTATGCTGGCCGCAACCCGAGCGCGTCTGTGGCGACGGGCATGAAGCGGATTCATCAGGAAGAGGAGCGTGACTTGCTCGAAATGGCCTTTACCGTCAAGCAGGATAAGTTGAAGGGCGAGTAG
- a CDS encoding RNA polymerase II transcription factor related protein: MAVPVGRTLYKKKDGILTLADDKQTVTWTPNTGGPPTVTLPVSSITNLQQTPDSSPKVMLKIFEKSSNGGDPAAYLFHFNTSEAKEEARDVKNLLSKLLVDLRANDASIPRPALGTPSGPGTATPVGGGGGSASASMAFASAVNSHPSSSRWFDDGQLKMDIELQQSLMKKDRSLHQTFVEAISTKPDSITGAAFNTQFWSTRTNLLRAHAIEINQKKGAYNVLSTVKPRTVDGELKLNISVEQVQMIFAQHPLVKRIYNESVPKLSEAEFWSRFFLSGLSKKLRGERVMVNDRPDPLFDKYDPNENTEIRQSKIMSQSVPHIIDLEANEENQGGFRSGNAKDVEMRPRANIPIVRTINSLSEKIMADVAPSDATADDGQGGYDTYNELALRDLRGDAQEQRIMLNVKEQSKFFSKADTAPSANARIFAQQNPADVLLNIRGAVRRFEAIGEDGTGLQAAIEFADESDSDGEHQKPPRVGSRAAFKAAEKEVMDGVLQQRSQKYGHSSDATTPMGLPAGISEKCGLTHATTIEFLHQFWTAFLSGDPDRAAELQYLAESLKRSASRIAAVADEAEEAREAVIRKRKQEIREHFERTGKKIRWKSDMVGGGRNAVNRMMQPVLDALAKAQADYSRALAAEGVQMSTEG, from the exons ATGGCCGTTCCTGTTGGCCGCACTCTCTACAAGAAAAAAGATGGCATCCTCACGTTGGCTGACGACAAGCAAACCGTGACCTGGACGCCGAATACTGGCGGGCCCCCAACAGTCACCCTTCCTGTATCAAGCATCACGA ATCTCCAGCAAACTCCAGACAGCTCACCGAAGGTGATGCTCAAGATCTTCGAGAAATCGAGCAACGGCGGCGATCCGGCAGCCTACCTCTTCCATTTCAACACATCCGAGGCAAAGGAGGAAGCGAGAGATGTCAAAAATTTGCTCTCAAAACTGTTGGTTGATCTGCGAGCCAACGATGCGAGCATCCCCAGGCCAGCACTTGGCACCCCGTCGGGGCCGGGGACCGCGACACcggttggcggcggcggcggcagcgcaTCTGCATCCATGGCCTTCGCCAGCGCCGTCAACTCGCACCCATCATCCTCACGATGGTTCGATGACGGCCAGCTAAAGATGGATATTGAACTGCAGCAGTCCCTCATGAAGAAGGACAGGAGTCTGCATCAGACATTTGTCGAGGCCATTTCCACCAAGCCCGACTCCATTACCGGAGCTGCCTTCAACACTCAGTTCTGGTCGACGCGGACCAATCTTCTGCGCGCGCACGCCATCGAAATCAACCAGAAAAAGGGAGCCTACAATGTCCTTTCGACGGTGAAACCACGGAcggtcgatggcgagctCAAGCTGAACATCAGCGTCGAGCAGGTGCAGATGATATTTGCCCAACACCCTTTGGTGAAGCGAATATACAACGAAAGCGTACCCAAACTTTCCGAGGCCGAATTCTGGTCGCGATTTTTCCTCAGCGGGCTCTCCAAGAAACTGAGAGGCGAGCGAGTGATGGTGAACGATCGGCCAGATCCTCTCTTCGACAAGTACGACCCAAACGAGAACACGGAGATTCGGCAGAGCAAAATCATGTCACAGAGCGTTCCTCACATCATTGATCTGGAGGCCAACGAGGAGAATCAGGGAGGTTTCCGGAGCGGGAATGCCAAGGATGTGGAGATGCGACCTCGAGCCAACATTCCGATAGTGAGGACGATCAATAGTCTGAGCGAAAAAATAATGGCCGACGTTGCTCCCTCCGAtgccacggccgacgacggtcagGGGGGGTACGACACGTACAACGAGCTGGCGTTGCGTGATCTGAGGGGTGATGCCCAGGAGCAGCGCATCATGCTCAATGTCAAAGAACAGAGCAAGTTCTTTTCCAAAGCGGACACGGCACCGTCTGCGAACGCGCGCATATTTGCGCAGCAGAATCCTGCCGATGTCCTGTTGAACATCAGAGGCGCAGTGCGGCGcttcgaggccatcggcgaggacggaacAGGTCTTCAAGCCGCCATCGAGTTTGCCGACGAGAGCGATAGCGACGGGGAGCATCAAAAGCCGCCCCGGGTCGGATCTCGCGCCGCCTTcaaggcggcggagaaggaggtCATGGATGGCGTCCTGCAGCAGCGGTCACAAAAATACGGCCACAGCAGCGACGCAACGACTCCCATGGGTCTGCCGGCGGGGATCAGCGAGAAGTGCGGGCTGACTCATGCGACGACCATCGAGTTTCTGCATCAGTTCTGGACCGCATTCCTCTCTGGCGACCCCGACCGAGCTGCCGAGCTGCAGTACCTGGCCGAATCGCTGAAGCGGTCCGCAAGCCggatcgccgccgtcgcagacgaggccgaggaggcgagggaggcggtGATTCGCAAGCGAAAGCAGGAGATCCGTGAACATTTTGAGCGCACAGGTAAGAAAATCAGGTGGAAGTCGGACATGGTTGGTGGCGGTCGCAACGCCGTCAACCGGATGATGCAGCCGGTGCTGGATGCACTGGCCAAGGCGCAGGCCGATTACTCGAGGGCCCTGGCTGCGGAAGGCGTTCAGATGTCGACGGAGGGATGA